In Erpetoichthys calabaricus chromosome 6, fErpCal1.3, whole genome shotgun sequence, one genomic interval encodes:
- the skida1 gene encoding LOW QUALITY PROTEIN: SKI/DACH domain-containing protein 1 (The sequence of the model RefSeq protein was modified relative to this genomic sequence to represent the inferred CDS: deleted 1 base in 1 codon) codes for MEDLESGYEEVDGVRLGYLVIKGKQMFALSQVFTDLLKNIPRTTVHKRMDHLNVKKHHCDLEELRKLKAINSIAFHAAKCTLISREDVEALYTSCKTERVLRSKRRGARPPRNVSSKEQLPPSPLRSFWKENKVWLSLHGSPRPPWQPEEGRLIPSPSPLLPHIYSALSGHAYPPPRKELHDYGSAAALLPGHYVAFHPAHSLFRSVFGQTAAAASIASQPPPDGKPRRKHSWAPGGAGPRLLLLPKSVTGAAFQLQHDGFYEGYSSDSDSSSDSDFGSSLSSSSEDDESPSESSEFTSNPDSSSESDSSSASSRVSAHSIRFRRAAFAGGVHGQPGAHHGAPAPPGRGLQGAVKQREREWSPRCPPVICYSGAAALRRPAAPSPEPKPSPAEAQQRAPGAASKCPRAGGSHCAQHNETIAGAKPSVAPLAGNLKKELISASLWRTPEFPNVKAENEETSPEAGQGQANLLQRVKIKVEECDLDLDYHRPEGARECKADDRKPPSSSSSSPPPPPAARSDGDDFKDTLIPGGDGPTVSTCTESPTTSHNQDLECTLLDPPGSEDGDCEDGARLRKNCKTLALGKRSALDTCPAKVPAKAERSPRSAAKGDFYEGTLEDVCTASSKRKRVASGVAPAPRRPFNFMANFPSPPSLVIGVDGDLRPAYSLNSVKDLQPPHRAHPVWKWQLGGSAVPLPPSHRFRKFNV; via the exons ATGGAAGACTTGGAGTCGGGCTACGAGGAGGTGGACGGCGTGAGGCTCGGCTACCTGGTCATTAAGGGGAAGCAAATGTTCGCCCTCTCCCAAGTTTTCACCGATTTGTTGAAAAACATCCCGAGAACTACTGTCCACAAGCGAATGGACCACCTAAATGTGAAGAAGCATCACTGTGACCTGGAGGAGCTCAGGAAGCTGAAGGCAATAAATTCGATCGCTTTCCACGCAGCCAAGTGCACTCTGATTTCCAGGGAGGACGTCGAGGCGCTGTATACTTCTTGCAAGACGGAGCGGGTGCTTCGGAGCAAAAGGAGGGGGGCACGACCACCGCGGAACGTCTCTTCAAAGGAGCAGCTCCCCCCGAGCCCACTGAGGAGTTTttggaaagaaaacaaagtttggcTCAGCCTGCACGGCAGTCCCCGGCCTCCCTGGCAGCCGGAGGAAGGGCGCTTGATCCCCTCCCCCTCCCCTCTTCTACCTCACATTTACAGCGCATTGTCCGGCCATGCCTATCCGCCGCCACGCAAGGAGCTCCACGACTACGGCTCCGCGGCGGCTCTGCTCCCCGGCCACTATGTAGCGTTCCACCCCGCACACTCGCTTTTCCGGAGCGTGTTCGGCCAGACCGCGGCTGCCGCCTCCATCGCGTCTCAGCCCCCGCCGGACGGCAAGCCGCGCAGAAAGCACTCGTGGGCTCCGGGGGGCGCCGGCCCGAGGCTGCTGCTGCTCCCCAAAAGCGTGACCGGCGCGGCCTTCCAGCTGCAGCACGACGGCTTCTACGAGGGCTACAGCAGCGACTCGGACTCCAGCTCGGACTCGGACTTCGGCTCCAGTCTGTCCAGCTCGTCGGAGGATGACGAGTCCCCGTCTGAGTCCTCGGAGTTCACGTCCAACCCGGACAGCTCGTCCGAGTCGGACTCCAGCTCGGCGTCCAGCCGCGTCTCGGCGCACAGCATCCGCTTCAGGCGCGCGGCGTTCGCCGGTGGCGTCCACGGCCAGCCGGGTGCCCACCACGGGGCCCCCGCGCCACCCGGCCGGGGGCTGCAAGGCGCCGTCAAGCAGCGGGAGCGCGAATGGTCGCCCAGATGCCCGCCGGTGATTTGCTACTCGGGGGCAGCGGCGCTCCGGCGACCGGCAGCCCCTTCACCTGAGCCAAAGCCAAGCCCGGCAGAAGCACAACAAAGAGCACCAGGCGCCGCCAGCAAATGTCCTCGAGCGGGCGGCTCGCACTGCGCGCAGCACAATGAAACAATAGCCGGCGCCAAGCCCTCGGTGGCTCCATTAGCTGGAAATCTGAAGAAGGAGCTCATTAGCGCGTCGCTGTGGCGCACACCCGAATTCCCGAATGTAAAGGCAGAAAACGAAGAGACGAGTCCAGAAGCGGGACAGGGCCAGGCCAACCTCCTGCAGCGGGTCAAAATCAAAGTGGAGGAATGCGACTTGGACTTGGACTACCACCGGCCCGAAGGTGCCCGCGAGTGCAAAGCCGACGACCGAAagcccccttcttcttcttcttcttctcctcctcctcctcccgccGCCCGCAGCGACGGAGACGACTTTAAGGACACTTTAATCCCGGGTGGGGATGGCCCGACTGTTTCTACGTGCACTGAAAGCCCAACCACTTCTCACAATCAGGACCTGGAATGCACTTTACTGGACCCTCCCGGCTCAGAGGAC GGGGACTGCGAAGATGGTGCTAGGCTTAGGAAAAACTGTAAGACCCTCGCTTTGGGAAAGCGATCTGCACTAGACACATGTCCAGCAAAAGTCCCCGCCAAGGCGGAGAGGAGTCCCCGCTCCGCGGCCAAAGGCGACTTTTATGAAGGAACACTGGAAGACGTCTGCACGGCGTCATCGAAGCGCAAACGAGTAGCCAGCGGTGTAGCACCGGCGCCCAGGCGGCCCTTTAACTTCATGGCGAATTTCCCATCTCCGCCGTCGCTCGTAATCGGCGTGGACGGCGACCTGAGACCGGCGTATTCTCTGAACTCCGTGAAAGATCTGCAGCCGCCTCACAGGGCCCACCCAGTTTGGAAATGGCAGCTGGGGGGCTCTGCGGTGCCTCTGCCGCCCAGCCACAGATTCAGGAAGTTTAACGTTTGa